From a region of the Daphnia magna isolate NIES linkage group LG1, ASM2063170v1.1, whole genome shotgun sequence genome:
- the LOC116933343 gene encoding ELAV-like protein 1 isoform X19, with protein sequence MNGLESLPQHGVLTANGLNHVASVNNVSHGSQHIVPKDDESKTNLIVNYLPQTMTQEEIRSLFASIGEVESCKLIRDKITGLDFEINDAGQSLGYGFVNYHRAEDAEKAINTLNGLRLQNKTIKVSFARPSSENIKGANLYVSGIPKTMCQSELETLFAPFGRIITSRILCDSITAGLSKGVGFIRFDTRGEAERAIEKLNGTVPQGATEPITVKFANNPSNSTKGLAPLAAYLPEFSSGAAAAAAAALGVRRFGGPIHPTGRLRYIPLSPLARGGAAWQPMGVTGVNDGVGVNEMSITDLSEGARTPSSAGKAVLALNKGLQRFSPLAGDILASPLLPGAAAAAAAAAAGAAIPGTGWCIFVYNLAPDTEESVLWQLFGPFGAVQSVKVIRDLQTNKCKGFGFVTMTNYDEALVAIQSLNGYTLGNRVLQVSFKTAGSSTGRPSKA encoded by the exons ATGAACGGTTTAGAAAGTCTACCTCAACACGGCGTCCTGACAGCCAATGGACTCAATCACGTTGCATCCGTCAATAATGTTAGCCAC gGATCGCAGCACATTGTGCCCAAAGATGACGAAAGCAAGACTAACTTGATTGTTAATTACTTGCCACAGACGATGACTCAAGAAGAAATCCGCTCCCTATTTGCCTCTATTGGCGAAGTTGAGAGTTGCAAGCTCATACGCGACAAAATCACAGGTCTTGATTTTGAGATCAATGATG CAGGGCAGAGTTTGGGCTACGGATTCGTCAACTATCATCGAGCCGAAGATGCTGAAAAAGCAATTAACACTTTGAACGGATTGCGtctacaaaacaaaacgatcaAG GTCTCGTTTGCCCGTCCTAGCAGCGAGAACATTAAAGGAGCCAACTTGTATGTTAGTGGCATACCCAAGACGATGTGCCAGAGTGAATTGGAGACTCTATTTGCGCCGTTTGGACGCATCATTACGTCTCGGATCCTTTGTGACAGCATCACGG CCGGTCTGTCAAAAGGGGTGGGGTTCATTCGGTTTGACACGCGAGGAGAGGCAGAACGTGCCATTGAGAAACTGAATGGCACCGTGCCGCAAGGAGCCACAGAGCCCATTACAGTCAAGTTTGCAAACAACCCCAGCAATTCTACCAAGGGTCTAGCTCCATTGGCTGCCTACCTACCTG aatTTTCTTCTGGTGCGGCAGCTGCAGCTGCGGCGGCGTTGGGCGTTCGACGTTTCGGAGGACCTATACATCCAACCGGACGCCTTCGCTACATCCCACTTTCTCCTTTGGCCAG AGGCGGGGCAGCGTGGCAACCGATGGGCGTCACCGGTGTGAATGACGGTGTTGGGGTCAATGAAATGAGCATCACCGACCTATCGGAAGGCGCTCGCACTCCTTCCAG TGCGGGCAAGGCTGTGTTGGCCCTCAACAAAGGGCTTCAAAG GTTTTCGCCTTTGGCCGGTGATATTTTGGCTTCACCATTGctaccgggagctgctgccgCAGCTGCCGCCGCTGCCGCTGGAGCTGCCATTCCAG GAACAGGTTGGtgcatttttgtttacaaCTTGGCGCCCGACACGGAGGAAAGTGTCTTGTGGCAGCTTTTTGGACCATTCGGTGCTGTTCAGAGCGTCAAAGTGATTCGTGATCTGCAGACAAACAAGTGCAAGGGCTTCGGATTTGTCACTATGACCAACTATGACGAAGCACTTGTAGCCATCCAGTCGCTCAATGGCTATACGCTTGGTAATCGCGTCCTCCAAGTTTCGTTCAAAACTGCCGGATCCTCTACTGGTCGTCCTAGCAAAGCCTAA
- the LOC116933343 gene encoding ELAV-like protein 3 isoform X6 → MNGLESLPQHGVLTANGLNHVASVNNVSHGSQHIVPKDDESKTNLIVNYLPQTMTQEEIRSLFASIGEVESCKLIRDKITAGQSLGYGFVNYHRAEDAEKAINTLNGLRLQNKTIKVSFARPSSENIKGANLYVSGIPKTMCQSELETLFAPFGRIITSRILCDSITAAGLSKGVGFIRFDTRGEAERAIEKLNGTVPQGATEPITVKFANNPSNSTKGLAPLAAYLPEFSSGAAAAAAAALGVRRFGGPIHPTGRLRYIPLSPLARGGAAWQPMGVTGVNDGVGVNEMSITDLSEGARTPSSAGKAVLALNKGLQRFSPLAGDILASPLLPGAAAAAAAAAAGAAIPDVYFKFDEGTGWCIFVYNLAPDTEESVLWQLFGPFGAVQSVKVIRDLQTNKCKGFGFVTMTNYDEALVAIQSLNGYTLGNRVLQVSFKTAGSSTGRPSKA, encoded by the exons ATGAACGGTTTAGAAAGTCTACCTCAACACGGCGTCCTGACAGCCAATGGACTCAATCACGTTGCATCCGTCAATAATGTTAGCCAC gGATCGCAGCACATTGTGCCCAAAGATGACGAAAGCAAGACTAACTTGATTGTTAATTACTTGCCACAGACGATGACTCAAGAAGAAATCCGCTCCCTATTTGCCTCTATTGGCGAAGTTGAGAGTTGCAAGCTCATACGCGACAAAATCACAG CAGGGCAGAGTTTGGGCTACGGATTCGTCAACTATCATCGAGCCGAAGATGCTGAAAAAGCAATTAACACTTTGAACGGATTGCGtctacaaaacaaaacgatcaAG GTCTCGTTTGCCCGTCCTAGCAGCGAGAACATTAAAGGAGCCAACTTGTATGTTAGTGGCATACCCAAGACGATGTGCCAGAGTGAATTGGAGACTCTATTTGCGCCGTTTGGACGCATCATTACGTCTCGGATCCTTTGTGACAGCATCACGG CAGCCGGTCTGTCAAAAGGGGTGGGGTTCATTCGGTTTGACACGCGAGGAGAGGCAGAACGTGCCATTGAGAAACTGAATGGCACCGTGCCGCAAGGAGCCACAGAGCCCATTACAGTCAAGTTTGCAAACAACCCCAGCAATTCTACCAAGGGTCTAGCTCCATTGGCTGCCTACCTACCTG aatTTTCTTCTGGTGCGGCAGCTGCAGCTGCGGCGGCGTTGGGCGTTCGACGTTTCGGAGGACCTATACATCCAACCGGACGCCTTCGCTACATCCCACTTTCTCCTTTGGCCAG AGGCGGGGCAGCGTGGCAACCGATGGGCGTCACCGGTGTGAATGACGGTGTTGGGGTCAATGAAATGAGCATCACCGACCTATCGGAAGGCGCTCGCACTCCTTCCAG TGCGGGCAAGGCTGTGTTGGCCCTCAACAAAGGGCTTCAAAG GTTTTCGCCTTTGGCCGGTGATATTTTGGCTTCACCATTGctaccgggagctgctgccgCAGCTGCCGCCGCTGCCGCTGGAGCTGCCATTCCAG ATGTTTACTTTAAATTTGATGAAGGAACAGGTTGGtgcatttttgtttacaaCTTGGCGCCCGACACGGAGGAAAGTGTCTTGTGGCAGCTTTTTGGACCATTCGGTGCTGTTCAGAGCGTCAAAGTGATTCGTGATCTGCAGACAAACAAGTGCAAGGGCTTCGGATTTGTCACTATGACCAACTATGACGAAGCACTTGTAGCCATCCAGTCGCTCAATGGCTATACGCTTGGTAATCGCGTCCTCCAAGTTTCGTTCAAAACTGCCGGATCCTCTACTGGTCGTCCTAGCAAAGCCTAA
- the LOC116933343 gene encoding ELAV-like protein 3 isoform X10 has protein sequence MNGLESLPQHGVLTANGLNHVASVNNVSHGSQHIVPKDDESKTNLIVNYLPQTMTQEEIRSLFASIGEVESCKLIRDKITGQSLGYGFVNYHRAEDAEKAINTLNGLRLQNKTIKVSFARPSSENIKGANLYVSGIPKTMCQSELETLFAPFGRIITSRILCDSITAGLSKGVGFIRFDTRGEAERAIEKLNGTVPQGATEPITVKFANNPSNSTKGLAPLAAYLPEFSSGAAAAAAAALGVRRFGGPIHPTGRLRYIPLSPLARGGAAWQPMGVTGVNDGVGVNEMSITDLSEGARTPSSAGKAVLALNKGLQRFSPLAGDILASPLLPGAAAAAAAAAAGAAIPDVYFKFDEGTGWCIFVYNLAPDTEESVLWQLFGPFGAVQSVKVIRDLQTNKCKGFGFVTMTNYDEALVAIQSLNGYTLGNRVLQVSFKTAGSSTGRPSKA, from the exons ATGAACGGTTTAGAAAGTCTACCTCAACACGGCGTCCTGACAGCCAATGGACTCAATCACGTTGCATCCGTCAATAATGTTAGCCAC gGATCGCAGCACATTGTGCCCAAAGATGACGAAAGCAAGACTAACTTGATTGTTAATTACTTGCCACAGACGATGACTCAAGAAGAAATCCGCTCCCTATTTGCCTCTATTGGCGAAGTTGAGAGTTGCAAGCTCATACGCGACAAAATCACAG GGCAGAGTTTGGGCTACGGATTCGTCAACTATCATCGAGCCGAAGATGCTGAAAAAGCAATTAACACTTTGAACGGATTGCGtctacaaaacaaaacgatcaAG GTCTCGTTTGCCCGTCCTAGCAGCGAGAACATTAAAGGAGCCAACTTGTATGTTAGTGGCATACCCAAGACGATGTGCCAGAGTGAATTGGAGACTCTATTTGCGCCGTTTGGACGCATCATTACGTCTCGGATCCTTTGTGACAGCATCACGG CCGGTCTGTCAAAAGGGGTGGGGTTCATTCGGTTTGACACGCGAGGAGAGGCAGAACGTGCCATTGAGAAACTGAATGGCACCGTGCCGCAAGGAGCCACAGAGCCCATTACAGTCAAGTTTGCAAACAACCCCAGCAATTCTACCAAGGGTCTAGCTCCATTGGCTGCCTACCTACCTG aatTTTCTTCTGGTGCGGCAGCTGCAGCTGCGGCGGCGTTGGGCGTTCGACGTTTCGGAGGACCTATACATCCAACCGGACGCCTTCGCTACATCCCACTTTCTCCTTTGGCCAG AGGCGGGGCAGCGTGGCAACCGATGGGCGTCACCGGTGTGAATGACGGTGTTGGGGTCAATGAAATGAGCATCACCGACCTATCGGAAGGCGCTCGCACTCCTTCCAG TGCGGGCAAGGCTGTGTTGGCCCTCAACAAAGGGCTTCAAAG GTTTTCGCCTTTGGCCGGTGATATTTTGGCTTCACCATTGctaccgggagctgctgccgCAGCTGCCGCCGCTGCCGCTGGAGCTGCCATTCCAG ATGTTTACTTTAAATTTGATGAAGGAACAGGTTGGtgcatttttgtttacaaCTTGGCGCCCGACACGGAGGAAAGTGTCTTGTGGCAGCTTTTTGGACCATTCGGTGCTGTTCAGAGCGTCAAAGTGATTCGTGATCTGCAGACAAACAAGTGCAAGGGCTTCGGATTTGTCACTATGACCAACTATGACGAAGCACTTGTAGCCATCCAGTCGCTCAATGGCTATACGCTTGGTAATCGCGTCCTCCAAGTTTCGTTCAAAACTGCCGGATCCTCTACTGGTCGTCCTAGCAAAGCCTAA
- the LOC116933343 gene encoding ELAV-like protein 1-B isoform X18, producing MNGLESLPQHGVLTANGLNHVASVNNVSHGSQHIVPKDDESKTNLIVNYLPQTMTQEEIRSLFASIGEVESCKLIRDKITGQSLGYGFVNYHRAEDAEKAINTLNGLRLQNKTIKVSFARPSSENIKGANLYVSGIPKTMCQSELETLFAPFGRIITSRILCDSITAGLSKGVGFIRFDTRGEAERAIEKLNGTVPQGATEPITVKFANNPSNSTKGLAPLAAYLPEFSSGAAAAAAAALGVRRFGGPIHPTGRLRYIPLSPLARFSPLAGDILASPLLPGAAAAAAAAAAGAAIPGTGWCIFVYNLAPDTEESVLWQLFGPFGAVQSVKVIRDLQTNKCKGFGFVTMTNYDEALVAIQSLNGYTLGNRVLQVSFKTAGSSTGRPSKA from the exons ATGAACGGTTTAGAAAGTCTACCTCAACACGGCGTCCTGACAGCCAATGGACTCAATCACGTTGCATCCGTCAATAATGTTAGCCAC gGATCGCAGCACATTGTGCCCAAAGATGACGAAAGCAAGACTAACTTGATTGTTAATTACTTGCCACAGACGATGACTCAAGAAGAAATCCGCTCCCTATTTGCCTCTATTGGCGAAGTTGAGAGTTGCAAGCTCATACGCGACAAAATCACAG GGCAGAGTTTGGGCTACGGATTCGTCAACTATCATCGAGCCGAAGATGCTGAAAAAGCAATTAACACTTTGAACGGATTGCGtctacaaaacaaaacgatcaAG GTCTCGTTTGCCCGTCCTAGCAGCGAGAACATTAAAGGAGCCAACTTGTATGTTAGTGGCATACCCAAGACGATGTGCCAGAGTGAATTGGAGACTCTATTTGCGCCGTTTGGACGCATCATTACGTCTCGGATCCTTTGTGACAGCATCACGG CCGGTCTGTCAAAAGGGGTGGGGTTCATTCGGTTTGACACGCGAGGAGAGGCAGAACGTGCCATTGAGAAACTGAATGGCACCGTGCCGCAAGGAGCCACAGAGCCCATTACAGTCAAGTTTGCAAACAACCCCAGCAATTCTACCAAGGGTCTAGCTCCATTGGCTGCCTACCTACCTG aatTTTCTTCTGGTGCGGCAGCTGCAGCTGCGGCGGCGTTGGGCGTTCGACGTTTCGGAGGACCTATACATCCAACCGGACGCCTTCGCTACATCCCACTTTCTCCTTTGGCCAG GTTTTCGCCTTTGGCCGGTGATATTTTGGCTTCACCATTGctaccgggagctgctgccgCAGCTGCCGCCGCTGCCGCTGGAGCTGCCATTCCAG GAACAGGTTGGtgcatttttgtttacaaCTTGGCGCCCGACACGGAGGAAAGTGTCTTGTGGCAGCTTTTTGGACCATTCGGTGCTGTTCAGAGCGTCAAAGTGATTCGTGATCTGCAGACAAACAAGTGCAAGGGCTTCGGATTTGTCACTATGACCAACTATGACGAAGCACTTGTAGCCATCCAGTCGCTCAATGGCTATACGCTTGGTAATCGCGTCCTCCAAGTTTCGTTCAAAACTGCCGGATCCTCTACTGGTCGTCCTAGCAAAGCCTAA
- the LOC116933343 gene encoding ELAV-like protein 3 isoform X8, with product MNGLESLPQHGVLTANGLNHVASVNNVSHGSQHIVPKDDESKTNLIVNYLPQTMTQEEIRSLFASIGEVESCKLIRDKITGQSLGYGFVNYHRAEDAEKAINTLNGLRLQNKTIKVSFARPSSENIKGANLYVSGIPKTMCQSELETLFAPFGRIITSRILCDSITAAGLSKGVGFIRFDTRGEAERAIEKLNGTVPQGATEPITVKFANNPSNSTKGLAPLAAYLPEFSSGAAAAAAAALGVRRFGGPIHPTGRLRYIPLSPLARGGAAWQPMGVTGVNDGVGVNEMSITDLSEGARTPSSAGKAVLALNKGLQRFSPLAGDILASPLLPGAAAAAAAAAAGAAIPDVYFKFDEGTGWCIFVYNLAPDTEESVLWQLFGPFGAVQSVKVIRDLQTNKCKGFGFVTMTNYDEALVAIQSLNGYTLGNRVLQVSFKTAGSSTGRPSKA from the exons ATGAACGGTTTAGAAAGTCTACCTCAACACGGCGTCCTGACAGCCAATGGACTCAATCACGTTGCATCCGTCAATAATGTTAGCCAC gGATCGCAGCACATTGTGCCCAAAGATGACGAAAGCAAGACTAACTTGATTGTTAATTACTTGCCACAGACGATGACTCAAGAAGAAATCCGCTCCCTATTTGCCTCTATTGGCGAAGTTGAGAGTTGCAAGCTCATACGCGACAAAATCACAG GGCAGAGTTTGGGCTACGGATTCGTCAACTATCATCGAGCCGAAGATGCTGAAAAAGCAATTAACACTTTGAACGGATTGCGtctacaaaacaaaacgatcaAG GTCTCGTTTGCCCGTCCTAGCAGCGAGAACATTAAAGGAGCCAACTTGTATGTTAGTGGCATACCCAAGACGATGTGCCAGAGTGAATTGGAGACTCTATTTGCGCCGTTTGGACGCATCATTACGTCTCGGATCCTTTGTGACAGCATCACGG CAGCCGGTCTGTCAAAAGGGGTGGGGTTCATTCGGTTTGACACGCGAGGAGAGGCAGAACGTGCCATTGAGAAACTGAATGGCACCGTGCCGCAAGGAGCCACAGAGCCCATTACAGTCAAGTTTGCAAACAACCCCAGCAATTCTACCAAGGGTCTAGCTCCATTGGCTGCCTACCTACCTG aatTTTCTTCTGGTGCGGCAGCTGCAGCTGCGGCGGCGTTGGGCGTTCGACGTTTCGGAGGACCTATACATCCAACCGGACGCCTTCGCTACATCCCACTTTCTCCTTTGGCCAG AGGCGGGGCAGCGTGGCAACCGATGGGCGTCACCGGTGTGAATGACGGTGTTGGGGTCAATGAAATGAGCATCACCGACCTATCGGAAGGCGCTCGCACTCCTTCCAG TGCGGGCAAGGCTGTGTTGGCCCTCAACAAAGGGCTTCAAAG GTTTTCGCCTTTGGCCGGTGATATTTTGGCTTCACCATTGctaccgggagctgctgccgCAGCTGCCGCCGCTGCCGCTGGAGCTGCCATTCCAG ATGTTTACTTTAAATTTGATGAAGGAACAGGTTGGtgcatttttgtttacaaCTTGGCGCCCGACACGGAGGAAAGTGTCTTGTGGCAGCTTTTTGGACCATTCGGTGCTGTTCAGAGCGTCAAAGTGATTCGTGATCTGCAGACAAACAAGTGCAAGGGCTTCGGATTTGTCACTATGACCAACTATGACGAAGCACTTGTAGCCATCCAGTCGCTCAATGGCTATACGCTTGGTAATCGCGTCCTCCAAGTTTCGTTCAAAACTGCCGGATCCTCTACTGGTCGTCCTAGCAAAGCCTAA
- the LOC116933343 gene encoding ELAV-like protein 1 isoform X7, with product MNGLESLPQHGVLTANGLNHVASVNNVSHGSQHIVPKDDESKTNLIVNYLPQTMTQEEIRSLFASIGEVESCKLIRDKITGLDFEINDAGQSLGYGFVNYHRAEDAEKAINTLNGLRLQNKTIKVSFARPSSENIKGANLYVSGIPKTMCQSELETLFAPFGRIITSRILCDSITAAGLSKGVGFIRFDTRGEAERAIEKLNGTVPQGATEPITVKFANNPSNSTKGLAPLAAYLPEFSSGAAAAAAAALGVRRFGGPIHPTGRLRYIPLSPLARGGAAWQPMGVTGVNDGVGVNEMSITDLSEGARTPSSAGKAVLALNKGLQRFSPLAGDILASPLLPGAAAAAAAAAAGAAIPGTGWCIFVYNLAPDTEESVLWQLFGPFGAVQSVKVIRDLQTNKCKGFGFVTMTNYDEALVAIQSLNGYTLGNRVLQVSFKTAGSSTGRPSKA from the exons ATGAACGGTTTAGAAAGTCTACCTCAACACGGCGTCCTGACAGCCAATGGACTCAATCACGTTGCATCCGTCAATAATGTTAGCCAC gGATCGCAGCACATTGTGCCCAAAGATGACGAAAGCAAGACTAACTTGATTGTTAATTACTTGCCACAGACGATGACTCAAGAAGAAATCCGCTCCCTATTTGCCTCTATTGGCGAAGTTGAGAGTTGCAAGCTCATACGCGACAAAATCACAGGTCTTGATTTTGAGATCAATGATG CAGGGCAGAGTTTGGGCTACGGATTCGTCAACTATCATCGAGCCGAAGATGCTGAAAAAGCAATTAACACTTTGAACGGATTGCGtctacaaaacaaaacgatcaAG GTCTCGTTTGCCCGTCCTAGCAGCGAGAACATTAAAGGAGCCAACTTGTATGTTAGTGGCATACCCAAGACGATGTGCCAGAGTGAATTGGAGACTCTATTTGCGCCGTTTGGACGCATCATTACGTCTCGGATCCTTTGTGACAGCATCACGG CAGCCGGTCTGTCAAAAGGGGTGGGGTTCATTCGGTTTGACACGCGAGGAGAGGCAGAACGTGCCATTGAGAAACTGAATGGCACCGTGCCGCAAGGAGCCACAGAGCCCATTACAGTCAAGTTTGCAAACAACCCCAGCAATTCTACCAAGGGTCTAGCTCCATTGGCTGCCTACCTACCTG aatTTTCTTCTGGTGCGGCAGCTGCAGCTGCGGCGGCGTTGGGCGTTCGACGTTTCGGAGGACCTATACATCCAACCGGACGCCTTCGCTACATCCCACTTTCTCCTTTGGCCAG AGGCGGGGCAGCGTGGCAACCGATGGGCGTCACCGGTGTGAATGACGGTGTTGGGGTCAATGAAATGAGCATCACCGACCTATCGGAAGGCGCTCGCACTCCTTCCAG TGCGGGCAAGGCTGTGTTGGCCCTCAACAAAGGGCTTCAAAG GTTTTCGCCTTTGGCCGGTGATATTTTGGCTTCACCATTGctaccgggagctgctgccgCAGCTGCCGCCGCTGCCGCTGGAGCTGCCATTCCAG GAACAGGTTGGtgcatttttgtttacaaCTTGGCGCCCGACACGGAGGAAAGTGTCTTGTGGCAGCTTTTTGGACCATTCGGTGCTGTTCAGAGCGTCAAAGTGATTCGTGATCTGCAGACAAACAAGTGCAAGGGCTTCGGATTTGTCACTATGACCAACTATGACGAAGCACTTGTAGCCATCCAGTCGCTCAATGGCTATACGCTTGGTAATCGCGTCCTCCAAGTTTCGTTCAAAACTGCCGGATCCTCTACTGGTCGTCCTAGCAAAGCCTAA
- the LOC116933343 gene encoding ELAV-like protein 1 isoform X11 has product MNGLESLPQHGVLTANGLNHVASVNNVSHGSQHIVPKDDESKTNLIVNYLPQTMTQEEIRSLFASIGEVESCKLIRDKITGLDFEINDAGQSLGYGFVNYHRAEDAEKAINTLNGLRLQNKTIKVSFARPSSENIKGANLYVSGIPKTMCQSELETLFAPFGRIITSRILCDSITAAGLSKGVGFIRFDTRGEAERAIEKLNGTVPQGATEPITVKFANNPSNSTKGLAPLAAYLPEFSSGAAAAAAAALGVRRFGGPIHPTGRLRYIPLSPLARGGAAWQPMGVTGVNDGVGVNEMSITDLSEGARTPSRFSPLAGDILASPLLPGAAAAAAAAAAGAAIPDVYFKFDEGTGWCIFVYNLAPDTEESVLWQLFGPFGAVQSVKVIRDLQTNKCKGFGFVTMTNYDEALVAIQSLNGYTLGNRVLQVSFKTAGSSTGRPSKA; this is encoded by the exons ATGAACGGTTTAGAAAGTCTACCTCAACACGGCGTCCTGACAGCCAATGGACTCAATCACGTTGCATCCGTCAATAATGTTAGCCAC gGATCGCAGCACATTGTGCCCAAAGATGACGAAAGCAAGACTAACTTGATTGTTAATTACTTGCCACAGACGATGACTCAAGAAGAAATCCGCTCCCTATTTGCCTCTATTGGCGAAGTTGAGAGTTGCAAGCTCATACGCGACAAAATCACAGGTCTTGATTTTGAGATCAATGATG CAGGGCAGAGTTTGGGCTACGGATTCGTCAACTATCATCGAGCCGAAGATGCTGAAAAAGCAATTAACACTTTGAACGGATTGCGtctacaaaacaaaacgatcaAG GTCTCGTTTGCCCGTCCTAGCAGCGAGAACATTAAAGGAGCCAACTTGTATGTTAGTGGCATACCCAAGACGATGTGCCAGAGTGAATTGGAGACTCTATTTGCGCCGTTTGGACGCATCATTACGTCTCGGATCCTTTGTGACAGCATCACGG CAGCCGGTCTGTCAAAAGGGGTGGGGTTCATTCGGTTTGACACGCGAGGAGAGGCAGAACGTGCCATTGAGAAACTGAATGGCACCGTGCCGCAAGGAGCCACAGAGCCCATTACAGTCAAGTTTGCAAACAACCCCAGCAATTCTACCAAGGGTCTAGCTCCATTGGCTGCCTACCTACCTG aatTTTCTTCTGGTGCGGCAGCTGCAGCTGCGGCGGCGTTGGGCGTTCGACGTTTCGGAGGACCTATACATCCAACCGGACGCCTTCGCTACATCCCACTTTCTCCTTTGGCCAG AGGCGGGGCAGCGTGGCAACCGATGGGCGTCACCGGTGTGAATGACGGTGTTGGGGTCAATGAAATGAGCATCACCGACCTATCGGAAGGCGCTCGCACTCCTTCCAG GTTTTCGCCTTTGGCCGGTGATATTTTGGCTTCACCATTGctaccgggagctgctgccgCAGCTGCCGCCGCTGCCGCTGGAGCTGCCATTCCAG ATGTTTACTTTAAATTTGATGAAGGAACAGGTTGGtgcatttttgtttacaaCTTGGCGCCCGACACGGAGGAAAGTGTCTTGTGGCAGCTTTTTGGACCATTCGGTGCTGTTCAGAGCGTCAAAGTGATTCGTGATCTGCAGACAAACAAGTGCAAGGGCTTCGGATTTGTCACTATGACCAACTATGACGAAGCACTTGTAGCCATCCAGTCGCTCAATGGCTATACGCTTGGTAATCGCGTCCTCCAAGTTTCGTTCAAAACTGCCGGATCCTCTACTGGTCGTCCTAGCAAAGCCTAA
- the LOC116933343 gene encoding ELAV-like protein 1-B isoform X15: MNGLESLPQHGVLTANGLNHVASVNNVSHGSQHIVPKDDESKTNLIVNYLPQTMTQEEIRSLFASIGEVESCKLIRDKITGLDFEINDAGQSLGYGFVNYHRAEDAEKAINTLNGLRLQNKTIKVSFARPSSENIKGANLYVSGIPKTMCQSELETLFAPFGRIITSRILCDSITAAGLSKGVGFIRFDTRGEAERAIEKLNGTVPQGATEPITVKFANNPSNSTKGLAPLAAYLPEFSSGAAAAAAAALGVRRFGGPIHPTGRLRYIPLSPLARFSPLAGDILASPLLPGAAAAAAAAAAGAAIPDVYFKFDEGTGWCIFVYNLAPDTEESVLWQLFGPFGAVQSVKVIRDLQTNKCKGFGFVTMTNYDEALVAIQSLNGYTLGNRVLQVSFKTAGSSTGRPSKA; encoded by the exons ATGAACGGTTTAGAAAGTCTACCTCAACACGGCGTCCTGACAGCCAATGGACTCAATCACGTTGCATCCGTCAATAATGTTAGCCAC gGATCGCAGCACATTGTGCCCAAAGATGACGAAAGCAAGACTAACTTGATTGTTAATTACTTGCCACAGACGATGACTCAAGAAGAAATCCGCTCCCTATTTGCCTCTATTGGCGAAGTTGAGAGTTGCAAGCTCATACGCGACAAAATCACAGGTCTTGATTTTGAGATCAATGATG CAGGGCAGAGTTTGGGCTACGGATTCGTCAACTATCATCGAGCCGAAGATGCTGAAAAAGCAATTAACACTTTGAACGGATTGCGtctacaaaacaaaacgatcaAG GTCTCGTTTGCCCGTCCTAGCAGCGAGAACATTAAAGGAGCCAACTTGTATGTTAGTGGCATACCCAAGACGATGTGCCAGAGTGAATTGGAGACTCTATTTGCGCCGTTTGGACGCATCATTACGTCTCGGATCCTTTGTGACAGCATCACGG CAGCCGGTCTGTCAAAAGGGGTGGGGTTCATTCGGTTTGACACGCGAGGAGAGGCAGAACGTGCCATTGAGAAACTGAATGGCACCGTGCCGCAAGGAGCCACAGAGCCCATTACAGTCAAGTTTGCAAACAACCCCAGCAATTCTACCAAGGGTCTAGCTCCATTGGCTGCCTACCTACCTG aatTTTCTTCTGGTGCGGCAGCTGCAGCTGCGGCGGCGTTGGGCGTTCGACGTTTCGGAGGACCTATACATCCAACCGGACGCCTTCGCTACATCCCACTTTCTCCTTTGGCCAG GTTTTCGCCTTTGGCCGGTGATATTTTGGCTTCACCATTGctaccgggagctgctgccgCAGCTGCCGCCGCTGCCGCTGGAGCTGCCATTCCAG ATGTTTACTTTAAATTTGATGAAGGAACAGGTTGGtgcatttttgtttacaaCTTGGCGCCCGACACGGAGGAAAGTGTCTTGTGGCAGCTTTTTGGACCATTCGGTGCTGTTCAGAGCGTCAAAGTGATTCGTGATCTGCAGACAAACAAGTGCAAGGGCTTCGGATTTGTCACTATGACCAACTATGACGAAGCACTTGTAGCCATCCAGTCGCTCAATGGCTATACGCTTGGTAATCGCGTCCTCCAAGTTTCGTTCAAAACTGCCGGATCCTCTACTGGTCGTCCTAGCAAAGCCTAA